A region of Blattabacterium cuenoti STAT DNA encodes the following proteins:
- the trpS gene encoding tryptophan--tRNA ligase, producing the protein MEKKIMLTGIRSTGTPHLGNILSVIIPSVSIANKNAKHSSFIFIADLHSMIQMEKESISTIKNYTYQIAAAWLAFGLNIDNCLFYRQSDISSVTELAWYFNCFYPYKRLTLAHAFKKEIKEIDKKKISVGLFTYPILMAADILLYNAKLIPVGKDQLQHIEIARRIAYYFNKKIGKQLFVLPNAFLQKKMFVIGTDGTKMSKSKKNCINIFSSDEILKKQIMSIRTDSKSVKEKKNPETDYIISLYSLIAPVDKIEIMKKKYMKGGYSYFEAKIALYEYIIHKFSSERKKFFSFIKNKSLLDHILDSGAKKAKKIAEERLNFIRKHLKFNPII; encoded by the coding sequence ATGGAAAAAAAAATAATGTTAACAGGAATTAGAAGTACAGGAACTCCTCATTTAGGAAATATTTTAAGTGTTATTATTCCATCTGTATCTATAGCTAATAAAAATGCAAAACATTCTTCATTTATATTTATAGCGGATTTACATTCTATGATTCAAATGGAAAAAGAAAGTATAAGTACCATTAAAAATTATACTTATCAAATTGCAGCAGCATGGTTAGCTTTTGGATTAAACATAGATAATTGTTTATTTTATAGACAATCAGATATTTCTTCCGTTACCGAATTAGCTTGGTATTTTAATTGTTTTTATCCATATAAAAGACTTACATTAGCACATGCTTTTAAAAAAGAAATAAAAGAAATAGATAAAAAAAAAATAAGTGTTGGTTTATTTACTTACCCTATTTTAATGGCTGCTGATATTTTACTTTATAACGCAAAACTTATTCCAGTAGGAAAAGATCAATTACAACATATAGAAATAGCTCGTCGTATTGCCTATTATTTTAATAAAAAAATAGGAAAACAATTATTTGTATTACCTAATGCTTTTTTACAAAAAAAAATGTTTGTAATAGGAACAGATGGAACAAAAATGAGCAAATCTAAGAAAAACTGTATTAATATTTTTTCTTCAGATGAAATTTTGAAAAAACAAATTATGAGTATTCGTACAGATAGTAAGTCTGTAAAAGAGAAAAAAAACCCAGAAACTGATTATATTATTTCTTTATATAGTTTGATAGCTCCTGTAGATAAAATAGAGATTATGAAAAAAAAATATATGAAAGGAGGATATAGCTATTTCGAGGCAAAAATTGCATTATATGAATACATCATTCATAAATTTTCGTCGGAAAGAAAAAAATTTTTTTCTTTCATAAAAAATAAATCTTTATTGGATCATATTTTAGATTCAGGTGCTAAAAAAGCAAAAAAAATAGCTGAAGAAAGATTAAATTTCATTAGAAAACATTTAAAATTCAATCCTATAATTTGA
- a CDS encoding nucleotide exchange factor GrpE, whose protein sequence is MNINQKNTEEQSKPYSTNEINKIKPSFCKKKETYDPLKKEIEFLKKEFEKEKDKFLRLFAEFENYKKRIQKERFDIFRDVHEQILIDLIPILDDFERGIKELKKYQEEHPVKGIFLIQEKFINILKEKELNKIKIKKGDDFNTDFHEAITQIPAVTEDLKGKIIEIIEAGYILKGKVIRHAKVIIGK, encoded by the coding sequence ATGAACATTAATCAAAAAAATACTGAAGAACAGTCAAAACCATATTCTACTAATGAAATAAATAAGATAAAACCTTCTTTTTGTAAAAAAAAAGAAACTTATGATCCATTGAAAAAAGAAATTGAATTTCTGAAAAAAGAATTCGAAAAAGAAAAAGATAAATTCTTACGTCTTTTTGCAGAATTCGAAAATTACAAAAAACGGATCCAAAAAGAAAGATTTGATATTTTTAGAGATGTTCATGAACAAATTCTTATAGATTTAATTCCAATTTTAGATGATTTTGAAAGAGGAATTAAAGAATTAAAAAAATATCAAGAAGAACATCCAGTAAAAGGAATTTTTTTGATACAAGAGAAATTCATTAATATTTTAAAGGAAAAAGAATTAAATAAAATAAAGATAAAAAAAGGAGATGATTTTAATACAGATTTTCATGAAGCTATAACACAAATTCCAGCTGTTACGGAAGATTTAAAAGGAAAAATTATAGAAATCATAGAAGCGGGATATATTCTAAAAGGAAAAGTCATACGACACGCTAAAGTCATTATAGGAAAATAA
- the dnaJ gene encoding molecular chaperone DnaJ: MMKKDYYEVLGVSKNASPEEIKKAYRKLAIKYHPDKNLDNKKEAEEKFKEAAEAYEVLSNSEKRQRYDKFGHSGIKGSSSGSGMNMEDIFDNFGDIFADAFGEGFSSFGFGKSSRHRTIKGSDLRIRVKLSLEEIANGIEKKVKVKRLKVSKGIKFKNCSSCNGTGQIIRITNTILGRMQTTSQCGICNGTGKIIGNIPYGANKHGLIKEEELVNIKIPAGLTEGIQLKVSEKGNEAPFGGISGDLIVLIEEIPHPKLKREGCNLHYDLYISFPDAILGALKEVPTINGKARIKIDSGTQSGKTLRLKNKGLPNIEGYGYGSLFIHVNVWTPKKINEEQRKFFEKIRKNENFLPHPGNSEKSFFDHVREMFS; this comes from the coding sequence ATGATGAAAAAAGATTATTACGAAGTATTAGGAGTTTCTAAAAATGCTTCTCCAGAAGAAATAAAAAAAGCTTATAGAAAACTAGCAATAAAATATCATCCAGATAAAAATTTAGATAATAAAAAGGAAGCAGAAGAAAAATTTAAAGAAGCGGCTGAAGCTTACGAAGTATTAAGTAATTCAGAAAAAAGACAACGTTATGATAAATTTGGACATTCCGGAATAAAAGGAAGTAGTTCGGGTTCAGGAATGAATATGGAAGATATCTTTGATAATTTTGGAGATATTTTTGCAGATGCATTTGGTGAAGGATTTTCTAGTTTTGGATTTGGAAAATCAAGTAGACACAGAACTATCAAGGGAAGTGATTTAAGAATAAGAGTAAAACTTTCATTAGAAGAAATAGCTAATGGAATAGAAAAAAAAGTTAAAGTTAAAAGATTAAAAGTTTCTAAAGGAATCAAATTTAAAAATTGTTCATCTTGTAATGGAACTGGTCAAATAATCCGAATCACTAATACTATTTTAGGAAGAATGCAAACTACTTCACAATGCGGGATATGTAATGGAACTGGAAAAATTATAGGAAATATTCCTTATGGAGCCAATAAACATGGATTAATTAAAGAGGAAGAATTAGTGAATATTAAGATTCCAGCAGGTCTTACAGAAGGAATTCAATTAAAAGTATCTGAGAAAGGAAATGAAGCCCCATTTGGTGGAATTTCTGGAGACTTGATTGTATTAATTGAGGAGATTCCTCATCCTAAATTAAAAAGAGAAGGGTGTAATCTTCATTATGATTTGTATATATCATTTCCAGACGCAATATTAGGAGCTTTAAAAGAGGTTCCAACTATTAATGGAAAAGCAAGAATAAAAATAGATTCAGGAACACAATCAGGAAAAACTCTTAGATTAAAAAATAAAGGATTACCTAATATTGAAGGATATGGATATGGAAGCCTTTTTATTCATGTTAATGTTTGGACTCCAAAAAAAATTAATGAGGAACAAAGAAAATTCTTTGAAAAAATAAGAAAAAATGAAAATTTTCTTCCCCATCCCGGAAATTCAGAAAAATCATTTTTTGATCATGTAAGAGAAATGTTTTCTTAA
- the mnmA gene encoding tRNA 2-thiouridine(34) synthase MnmA — MQKVVVGLSGGVDSSVAALILKNKGYEVIGLFMHNWEEDDFNHHHKCSWKEDSIDAMLVAKQLDIPFQIIDMKNEYKKHIINYMFNEYSLGKTPNPDILCNKKIKFNIFLKKSLNLGANFIATGHYVNKEKIIKNRKIIYRLLIGKDFNKDQSYFLCQLTQYQLKKSLFPLGLLTKNQVRKIAEVHKLWNAHKKESQGLCFVGKIHLFNFLKKKITPKKGEIIYINSTASVYHEKKNFFSKEEELFFLSKKKIYKKSDGKIIGYHQGAYYFTKGQRKGIALGGYKEPLFVIDTDVKKNIVYTGMGKKHPGLYRKSLFIQENNIHWVRKDLSIFEGEKMNVLCRIRYRQPLQKSKLYKIKKGMFIEFENMQCAITEGQFAVWYLGKELIGSGIISMILYSLIF; from the coding sequence ATGCAAAAAGTAGTAGTTGGCCTTTCAGGTGGCGTAGATTCAAGTGTTGCTGCATTAATCCTAAAAAATAAGGGTTATGAAGTTATTGGTTTATTTATGCATAATTGGGAGGAAGATGATTTTAATCATCATCATAAATGTTCTTGGAAAGAAGATAGCATTGACGCTATGTTAGTAGCTAAGCAATTAGATATTCCTTTTCAAATAATCGATATGAAAAATGAATACAAAAAACATATTATAAATTATATGTTTAATGAATATAGTTTAGGAAAAACTCCTAATCCAGATATTTTATGTAACAAAAAAATAAAATTTAACATTTTTTTGAAAAAATCTCTTAATTTAGGAGCTAATTTTATTGCTACAGGACACTATGTTAATAAAGAAAAAATTATAAAAAACAGAAAAATAATTTATCGTCTTTTGATTGGAAAAGACTTTAATAAAGATCAATCATATTTTTTATGTCAATTAACACAATATCAGTTAAAAAAATCCCTATTTCCATTAGGTTTATTAACTAAAAACCAAGTAAGAAAAATAGCAGAAGTGCATAAATTATGGAATGCTCATAAAAAAGAATCTCAAGGATTATGTTTTGTAGGTAAAATTCATTTATTTAATTTTCTTAAAAAAAAAATCACTCCAAAAAAGGGAGAAATAATATATATTAATTCTACTGCTTCAGTATATCATGAAAAAAAAAATTTTTTTTCTAAAGAAGAAGAATTATTTTTTCTATCGAAAAAAAAAATATATAAAAAATCAGATGGAAAAATAATTGGTTATCATCAAGGTGCCTATTATTTTACTAAAGGACAACGTAAGGGAATAGCATTAGGAGGCTATAAAGAACCTCTTTTTGTTATAGATACTGATGTAAAAAAAAATATCGTTTATACAGGAATGGGAAAAAAACATCCAGGATTATATAGAAAATCTTTGTTTATTCAGGAAAATAATATTCATTGGGTTCGAAAAGACCTTTCAATTTTCGAAGGAGAAAAAATGAATGTTCTTTGTAGAATTCGTTATAGACAGCCATTACAAAAATCAAAATTATATAAAATAAAAAAAGGAATGTTTATCGAATTTGAAAATATGCAATGTGCTATAACGGAGGGGCAATTTGCTGTTTGGTATCTTGGAAAAGAATTAATCGGATCAGGAATCATCTCTATGATTTTATATTCCTTAATTTTTTAA
- the ilvD gene encoding dihydroxy-acid dehydratase, producing MKKKINNFSQKITKESNLPAAHAMLYATGLKELDFCKAQIGIVSNWYEGNPCNMHLYKLSEKIKSSVITKDLVGFQFSTIGVSDGITMGTSGMRYSLPSRELIADSIETVVDSHHYDGVIAIPGCDKNIPGVMIALLRLNRPSIIVYGGSISSGNYNGKKLDIISSFEALGKKNTFQISENEYKNIVKNSCPGPGACGGMYTANTMASALETMGMMLPYSSSSPSTSENKKIECKEVSKHIKNLLKKNIKPKDIVTKNSIKNGVKLAMCLGGSTNLVLHFLAIAKSANIDFSLKEFQKISNQVPLIGNLKPSGLFLMEDIHKYIGGMPVIIKYLLNEGILYGDCLTVTGKTLYENMKNIPNITFNQKIIHSLDKPIKKNSHIRILYGNLAPEGAIAKITGKEGTIFRGKARVFNSEKEANSAIINNEVLPGVVIVIRYVGPIGGPGMPEMLKPTSYIMGSGLGKKVALITDGRFSGGSHGFVVGHITPEAQSGGLISLVQNDDFIKIDTENNIITLEVKNEEIQKRRRIWIPPLLKVKKGYLYKYAKTVSSASEGCITD from the coding sequence ATGAAAAAAAAAATTAACAATTTTAGCCAAAAAATTACAAAAGAATCTAATTTACCAGCAGCACATGCTATGTTATATGCTACAGGATTAAAAGAATTAGATTTTTGTAAGGCCCAAATAGGAATTGTTAGTAATTGGTATGAAGGAAATCCTTGTAATATGCATTTATATAAATTATCCGAAAAAATAAAATCATCGGTTATAACTAAAGATCTAGTAGGATTTCAATTTTCTACTATTGGAGTAAGCGATGGAATTACCATGGGAACTTCAGGAATGAGGTATTCACTTCCTTCTAGAGAATTAATAGCAGATAGTATAGAAACTGTAGTAGATTCTCATCATTATGATGGAGTAATAGCTATACCTGGATGTGATAAAAATATACCAGGAGTTATGATTGCTTTACTGAGATTGAATAGACCATCTATTATCGTATATGGAGGAAGTATTTCTTCTGGAAATTATAATGGAAAAAAATTAGATATAATTTCTTCTTTTGAAGCTTTAGGAAAAAAAAATACTTTTCAAATTTCCGAAAATGAATACAAAAATATCGTAAAAAATTCTTGTCCAGGTCCAGGAGCTTGTGGAGGTATGTATACGGCAAATACTATGGCTTCTGCCTTAGAAACTATGGGAATGATGCTTCCTTATTCTTCTTCTTCTCCTTCAACAAGTGAAAATAAAAAAATAGAATGTAAAGAAGTTTCTAAACATATTAAAAATCTATTAAAAAAAAACATTAAACCAAAAGATATAGTAACTAAAAACTCTATAAAAAATGGAGTGAAATTGGCAATGTGTTTAGGTGGATCTACTAATTTAGTCTTACATTTTTTAGCTATTGCTAAATCAGCAAATATTGATTTCTCTTTAAAAGAATTTCAAAAAATTAGCAATCAAGTCCCTCTTATTGGAAATTTGAAACCTAGTGGTTTATTCTTAATGGAAGATATTCACAAATATATAGGAGGAATGCCTGTTATTATAAAATATTTATTAAATGAAGGAATATTATATGGAGATTGTTTAACTGTTACTGGAAAAACATTATATGAAAATATGAAAAATATTCCTAATATAACTTTTAATCAAAAAATTATTCATTCTTTAGATAAACCCATAAAAAAAAATAGCCATATCAGAATTTTGTATGGAAATTTAGCTCCTGAAGGAGCTATAGCTAAAATTACTGGAAAAGAAGGAACAATTTTCAGAGGAAAAGCTCGTGTTTTTAATTCGGAAAAAGAAGCAAATTCAGCTATTATAAATAATGAAGTTTTACCTGGAGTTGTTATTGTAATACGATACGTAGGACCAATAGGAGGACCAGGAATGCCAGAAATGTTAAAACCAACATCGTACATTATGGGATCTGGTTTAGGCAAAAAAGTCGCTCTTATTACAGATGGTAGATTTTCAGGAGGATCACATGGTTTTGTCGTAGGACATATTACTCCAGAAGCACAATCTGGAGGATTAATTTCTTTAGTACAAAATGATGATTTTATCAAAATAGATACGGAAAATAATATTATTACTCTTGAAGTAAAAAACGAAGAAATCCAAAAAAGAAGAAGAATATGGATTCCTCCTTTATTAAAAGTTAAAAAAGGATATTTATATAAATATGCAAAAACGGTATCTTCAGCTTCTGAAGGATGTATTACAGATTAA
- the ilvB gene encoding biosynthetic-type acetolactate synthase large subunit: MEKKLFYGSEIVIKALLYEKVEYIFGYPGGAIMPIYNSLHDYLNSISHILMRHEQGLIHAAQGYARTTGKIGVCFTTSGPGATNLITGLADALIDSTPIVCITGQVSSHLLGTDAFQETNIIDISIPVTKWNIQVLKAKNICKSIQKGFFIAKQGRPGPVLIDITKDAQLQKTVFHYTRCKYIKNFHPYPCIENKKIMEAAKLINSAKKPLVLVGQGVILAEAENEFKKFVEKTGIPVASTLLGLGVLNSNHHLYVGMLGMHGNYAPNILTNQCDILIAVGMRFDDRVTGDIKKYAKQAKVIHLEIDSSEINKNILCHVPILGDCKLSLKKLIFYVNESIHTKWKDKFFQLKRKEKTIVIQRDLYPKKKGITMGEVVKWINQYKKKNAVLVTDVGQHQMIASRYFNFTCKKSQITSGGLGTMGFALPASIGAQLGAKNRQILCIVGDGGFQMTIQEMGSILEYKIPIKIVLLNNNFLGMVRQWQQLFFDKRYSCTELVNPNFIKLAQAYNIKAKKVNKREELENSVKKALNHKKAFLLEVIIEKEDNVFPMIPSGASVDEIRLT; the protein is encoded by the coding sequence ATGGAAAAAAAGTTATTCTATGGTTCAGAAATAGTAATAAAAGCACTTTTATACGAAAAAGTAGAATATATATTTGGATATCCAGGAGGAGCGATTATGCCGATATATAATTCCTTACACGATTACTTAAATTCCATTTCGCATATTCTTATGCGTCACGAACAAGGATTAATTCATGCAGCACAAGGTTACGCCAGAACAACTGGAAAAATCGGTGTATGTTTTACAACTTCGGGTCCAGGAGCTACTAATTTAATTACCGGATTAGCAGATGCTTTAATAGATAGCACACCTATTGTTTGCATTACTGGACAGGTTTCCTCTCATTTATTAGGAACTGACGCCTTTCAAGAAACAAATATTATAGATATATCTATTCCTGTAACAAAATGGAATATTCAAGTTTTAAAAGCTAAAAATATCTGTAAATCAATCCAAAAAGGATTCTTTATAGCTAAACAAGGAAGACCAGGACCTGTATTAATAGATATTACTAAAGATGCTCAACTTCAAAAAACTGTATTTCATTATACACGTTGTAAATATATAAAAAATTTTCATCCATATCCTTGCATAGAAAACAAAAAAATTATGGAAGCGGCAAAATTAATTAATTCGGCTAAAAAACCCTTGGTACTTGTAGGTCAAGGAGTAATTTTAGCAGAAGCAGAAAATGAATTTAAAAAATTTGTTGAAAAAACAGGAATTCCAGTAGCTAGTACTCTATTAGGATTAGGAGTGTTAAATAGTAATCATCATTTATATGTAGGAATGTTAGGAATGCATGGAAACTATGCTCCTAATATTTTAACTAATCAATGTGATATTCTTATTGCAGTAGGAATGCGATTTGACGATCGTGTAACTGGAGATATTAAAAAATATGCTAAGCAAGCTAAAGTTATTCATTTAGAAATAGATTCTTCCGAAATCAATAAAAATATCTTATGTCATGTCCCAATTTTGGGAGATTGTAAATTATCTTTAAAAAAATTGATTTTCTATGTTAATGAATCTATTCATACAAAATGGAAAGATAAATTCTTTCAACTTAAAAGAAAAGAAAAAACTATAGTAATACAAAGAGATCTTTATCCAAAAAAAAAAGGAATCACCATGGGTGAAGTAGTAAAATGGATAAACCAATATAAAAAAAAAAATGCAGTTCTTGTAACTGACGTAGGACAACACCAAATGATAGCTTCAAGATATTTCAATTTTACTTGTAAAAAAAGTCAAATAACTTCTGGAGGATTAGGAACTATGGGTTTTGCTTTACCGGCTTCTATAGGAGCTCAATTAGGAGCTAAAAATAGACAAATTCTTTGTATTGTAGGTGATGGAGGTTTTCAAATGACAATTCAAGAAATGGGATCTATCTTAGAATATAAAATTCCTATTAAAATTGTATTATTAAATAATAATTTTTTAGGAATGGTACGTCAGTGGCAACAGCTTTTTTTTGATAAACGTTATTCATGTACAGAATTAGTGAATCCAAATTTTATAAAACTAGCTCAAGCTTATAATATAAAAGCAAAAAAAGTAAATAAAAGAGAAGAGCTAGAAAACTCAGTAAAAAAAGCATTAAATCATAAAAAAGCTTTTTTATTAGAAGTTATAATTGAAAAAGAAGATAACGTGTTTCCTATGATTCCTTCAGGAGCATCTGTAGATGAAATTCGTTTAACATGA
- a CDS encoding acetolactate synthase — MKNKFRIIILGEKETRLLSRILIIFNRKNIKTDHINISNKNKKKPIDTNNQYVIDLKCKEDQLFKIKKLIEKLIGIIHVYSYKLKEKIYEKKWIYH, encoded by the coding sequence ATGAAAAATAAATTCAGAATAATAATTTTAGGAGAAAAAGAAACAAGATTATTAAGTAGGATTCTTATTATTTTCAATCGAAAAAACATTAAAACTGATCACATTAATATATCTAATAAAAATAAAAAAAAACCCATTGATACTAATAACCAATATGTTATAGACTTAAAATGTAAAGAAGATCAATTATTTAAAATCAAAAAATTAATTGAAAAATTAATTGGTATTATTCATGTTTATTCTTACAAATTAAAAGAAAAAATTTATGAAAAAAAATGGATTTACCATTAG